The DNA sequence TGCTGCCCTTGACCATGATGATGTTCGTGCCCATCTGTCGTTCCACCGACACGGTGTTGGCCGAACCGGCAGGACCAGTGACTGCCGTGTTTGCAAATGTCACGTAGTCGGTCTTGGGGTCTGTGTTCACTCGAGCAGGCTTGCCCACGTTATTTGCCGGATCTATCTTTACAATTAGGGCCCCAATGTCCAGATTGTCATTGGCGGCAACCGTCAGGGCAGAGATCTCTGGCTGGTAGTAGTACGGATTGCTGTCCCATCCCCAGTTATAGCCCAGACGCTGATTGTCAAAATAGGTATCGTCGGCAATAATCTGGCCCTTTATGGTGGTTATGCCCTTGGCAACAATTTGCTTGGCAAGTTCATTGTAGTCTTTGGCTTTGAGGGTTGGGTCACCACGGCCCTTCAGATATAAATCTCCTCGCAGCGTATCGCCCGTATTGTTCAGCGTGCCATTTGTGCCAATAGTTGTCTGGAAACGAAAGCCCTCGCCCAGCACTTCCAGGGCGGCAGTAGAGGAATACAGCTTGGTATTAGATGCCGGAATGAGCAAACTATTTTTATTGCGGCTATACAGTTCTGTGCCATCGCTCGCCTTGCGCACCAACACACCAGTCTGAGCACCATCGACAGTCGGGTCTGCCAAAATGGTGTCGATCGTAGTTTGTAGACTGGCCTGGGCATCCGCATGAGGATTCAAGACAAATGAACCTACCCCGAATGTCGCAATAAAGAGTAATGCGCTCAAGGACAAACTACCTTTTTTAAGTATCAAATGCGTGCTTATTTTCACTATGTACCTTTCGTGCTAATGCTATTTTGTCTGACTAGTATACTCAAGGTACCGAGGGTCAAACTGTTAGATAATTCACGGTATTTATTTATTAAAAATTACTTATATATCTGAATTTCTACGTGCAGGTTATCGACCTACCTCAGCCGAGCGATTACCGTAGGCAGTATCCAGAATATAGTCAGCTATGAGTTCGACGTCTCGTCTGTATTTCTCATCAGCCTTCATGGCGATAGCTTTCAAAAAGAGCAGTTTTTCAATCGATACAACTAGGTAATCACCCTCTTCGGCGGCACCCGCCTTGAGATATTCATAGTCAAAGGTGCAGATAGTGTTCCATGTCTCAAATTCATATTCGATTATCCCCACGTCGCCGTACAGCTCTTTGATATGCTCCGGATATTGTATGGCCAGGCGTTTGTGGTCTTCTGCCGCAACAACAAAGTCTATGTCTTTACCTGCCTTGCGAATACCGTAGTATTCCATGGCTTTGCCGCCAATAAGCAGCGGCTTGTGGTGGAAGTCAAATTGTAGTTTGGACAGGTCAATCTTCATGGGAGTCTCTGGTTGTTATTTGGTAGGCTTCCCAGCCCGCTTCTATCACGGCCTGGTCTAAGGGGTTGAGTGGGGGAAGTGCATCGAGATCAAAGCTGCCAGACTCTAGGATTTCCTGGCCAGTTGGTACCTGAAGTCCTGCTTTGGTCGTGGCCCAATAGTAGACCATGTAACTAGTAGGGAACGGGTAGGTTCTGTCGGGTTGTTGGTGTGCTATTGGTTGCCGCGCGGTAACCTTGCAGACAGCAAAGAGACAATGGCTATCGATAACAAAGCCGCCCTCTTCACGCGCTTCTCTCTTGAGCGTTTCGGCCAGCGTCTCGTCGTCTTCCCGGTGACCACCCAGCACTCCCCAGCCACGCTCGCTACACGCCAGTACTACTCTATTGCCGATGATAGCCGCACACAGAGCTGCCGTACAGAGTTCTTCAGGTGGCAGCTCGGAAGTTTCATATAGCTCCCAGGCTATGCCATCGCCCCATTCGCCAGACTCGATAAGTTTTTGGTAGTGGTTAGTCACACCAGAATAATAGCAAGGAGTAGTAATTTCTCATTACGCTTATGTGTTGTATGATATACTCCAGATATCGTAAATAAAAAACAGGGGTAATAAGGGTGAAAAACGTCAAGAAACCCAAGAGCACGAAGTCAAACAAAAACCTCCCAGGAAAGTTTTCTCGGCTATTTAGCAATAAAAAAATAGTGGTGCTGGTCGTTTTTGTACTAGCTTTTTCGTTAGTCGGTTCATACAGACTCTATAGCACCAGTGCAGCTGGCCAGAAGACAGTAAACACCTGCCGAGACCGTAACATTACCCTACGACGCGGCTCCACGGGGCCATGCGTAGAGACCGTCCAAAAGCTGATGACAGCCTTCAAGAATTTTAATGATCCCTCTTGGCCCGTACTCAGGGTTGACGGTCAATACGGACCCCAAACAGAAGCTACCGTTAGAAAATACCAAAAACTCTCAGGCATAGCAGCCGACGGCGTAGTGGGCCCTCAAACATGGAGAGCACTTGATCTCAGCTGCATCCACTACGACCGAGACTTTGGCAAATACTATTCCGGCTGCGACTACTTCAATGGCTAGATAGCCATGCTAACAGCCACAAGCAAGGACGGTCATGGACGCGCCCAATAAGCACCAAACCGGCTGGAACAGACACGCGTATATTGTCGTAGCCCTTGGTATTATCTTGATCACTTTGTGGTCATGGATGATGAGACTGCGTATCACCACCCTGACCGGATCGTTCTTTGTTGGATACTTGTTTGCGATGCTCGGGTTCATTACCATAGTCGCCCTCAGTGTGGCTGGTTTTTGGCTGACCATCCGCTATTTTATGGCAGAGTATGCCAGCAAGAAACGCATTTCGTACTGGTTTTTGGTAAGACTTTTTGTCGTGTGGGCAGCGGTCGAATATACGATCTCTATACTGGTAGCCATAGTCTGGATGGGACGAGGTGGTAGCCTGGACACCGTCTTGCCATTTGGCTCGTTCACTCCCTTTCTGGCCTATACGCCATTTGGGCTACTGGCCCGTTTTGTCGGTTTTTACGGCCTATCGGCAGCTTTTGTAGTGATTGCAACCACATTGGCTGGTAAAAAGCTACGACGGTTTGCTATACCACTCATACTGGGCGCCAGCATTCTGATAGCAATAAGTTGGCTGGCATACCGACAGCCAACTGGACCAAGCACCAAAGTGCAGATCATAAGCAACAAGCTCGAGGACTGGCCTGCCGAGGCATCGACAGACAGCCAAATAGTTTTGTATCCAGAATATGGCCTGGATTACGCATCTCCCCGGATCATCGACAGCTTGTTCAAGAACAATACTGCCACAGATGCCCTCTATATAGGCTCGTGGCATAACCAGACTTCAGGCGGTGCTCAAAACGAGCTAGTTTTTGGATCTCACAAAAAGGGCGTTTTTGCCAGCCGCCAAAAAGCCCGGCTGATTCCTGCCGGCGAATACATACCTTACGCAGCAGAATACATCCTAAAAGCTACACATTCCCGCACCATGCTTGCCAACTTTAAAGTCCAACGCGAACTACAACCCGGCACGGTCAAGGCCGCACCGGTCAGTCTAGGTAATGGAATCGTTGTGGGCAGTGGCGTGTGCGCTAGTATCATAGCGCCCGAAGATTATCGTCATATGACAAAGAACGGTGCGACCCTCCTAACCAATTCTGCCTCGCTTGGCATATTCGACAGCCCGATCTTCGATATCGAGCATGCCGGACTAGCAAAGTTTATGGCCACGGCCAACGCACGTCCCTTTGTGCAGTCATCCAGCAACGGCTATGCCTTTGGCCTAGACCATAACGGCAGGACACAGACCAGGATCAAACCAGGGACCAGTACCGTAACCACCCGTACAAACGCAAAGAAAACCCCCTACACATACCTTGGTGAATGGGTAGCTTATGTAGGTCTGGGTGCTATGACGTATGGCGGGCTCAAAAAACTAAGAGCCATGAAGGCCCGTCGCTCAGCAGGCACTAGGCAGCCAGCGCCGCAAGGACCAAAGCCAAAGCAGCGGTAGACGAAAGTGTCCGGACCGTATGCAGCCACACCCACCTAGAACTGGGACCCTGAAATTTCGTACGAATCTTTTCCGCTTTAGCCTCGGACAGCTGGGCAGTATCAACCTTCATGAGTTCTGCATTCAGCGGCAAATGGCCAGCTACTGTTACTGCGTTGCTGCCAACAATTTGCACAATAGTGGCTGCTAGTAGCAGCCCAAAACCCGGCTCGCCGCGCGTCAAAAATACGCCCGTGGGCAGTAAGATAACCGGCCCAAGAAAACTCAGCATAAAGACAGGATTCACAATAGTGCAATCAATAGCCTGAAACATTTCTATGTGTGCTTTTGGTTTTAGTTTGCGCAAGGCAGGGACCACATCCACGCTAAAATCATAAAGTAATCCTGCGTGAAGCACGGTCAGGACTCCTGCTGTTATAACTAGGAGAAGATCTCACGCTGCGCCTGCTAGCAAGTGGTGGCTACTCTGCAACAGTGCTGCAGTACCAAGAACTTGGTGCGTGGGATTACAAGGGCTATCTTGGCACCCGCTAGGTCACAACTGGCCCCCTGTTCAAGCTCCTGGCCATAGAAGCTTCTGGCAGGCGCCTCAATAAACTAGACGATTTGGTAGGCACCGAAGTCGAACTACCCTACATGACACCAGATACCGAAATGAGCATTGTTCACAGCTACAGAATTCCGGTCGAAGGTCCCCAGTGGCGCGAGGTGGCCGGACAAAATGGAACCCTACGGGCTCAGACCGAAAAAATGCCGCTAGAACTCTCCCAAGTATATTTTGGCACCACACAAAAACACCCGCTGTTTTGACTAATATCTAGCCGCAACCGACAGCGACAAAGTCTAGTCAAGCTTGTGCAAAATGTTCTTTATGTCCGCTGCCTGAGCTGCCACGTCTTCTAGTCCGGCGTGGAAGCGTAGTACGGTTCCTTGGGGCGAGCTAGCGTGATCAGCTAGGTCTTGGGGCTGGAAAGGCAACACCAAGCTTTTGGTGCCACCCCAGGATTCACCAATAGAAAAAACCCGAAGACCGCTCAAAATATCCTGCAGCTCTTCATTGCTGTAGACGCGGTATAGCTCAACAGCAAACAGCCCGTTGGATCCTTTTAGCTCGGTAGTAGCCGATGGCCCACCGCAAAAGATTCGCGCAACTGCCGGTGATTTTCGTACAATGCGTAACAGCCTAGCGGCACTACGGGCATGAGCAATAATACGCGTCGGAAGGGTTTCCAGCCCACGCTGGACAAGCATTGCAGAAAATGGCGACACGGTATAGCCGTGCACCCGATGGTCATAAGCAAGCTGCTTGTACAGCTGTTCGTCTCGGGTCGTCACCGACCCCATAAACACATCAGAGTACCCCGCGGCATATTTGGTCAGGCTTAGTATGCTGATATCAACACCCGTATCGAGCGGTTTGCAGAGCACACCAGACGCCCAGGTATTGTCAGCAGAAACTAACAAGCTATGCCCGCGGGCAATTGCCACCACACCCGCAATAGGTGTTGTCTCGAACGTTACAGAACACGGTGATTCTATATGAATAAGCTTGCTATGTGGCGTAATGAGACGCTGCAATGACTGGGGATCGAGCGGATCGTACATGTCATACGAAATATCGTAGCGCTCTTTGAGGTATCGGGCATATCGTTGCATCGGCCCGTACACGCCAGCTGGGAGCAACCAGTGATCACCCGATCGCAGCAAACCACCAAGTGCCGTCAAAGCCGTCATGCCGCTAGAATACAGGAGGCTACGGCTGCCATTTTCTAATTGCGACACGGCATCTTGCAAGGCATGGCAGGTTGGATTGCCCTGCAGGCCATAGCCATTATCAAGTCCGCGAGCGGTTTGTCCTGCAAGCTTCGGTGCGCCCTCGCCCGCCTGTACAAAATCCCCCAGGCTATCAAAGTGCAAGCTACTGCTCAAATGCACATGTCGAGTTATACCATTGTGTTGTCTGGACATCTTATACCTCTCCTTTTCCCGTATCGTAAAAGCCTATTGTCACATACCCTCATGTGGGCACAAGATTCGAAATTTATTGGCCGACTTGTACAACCTCGCCGCCTAGTTTAGAGACAAAGAAACTATCGTGAGAGATATAAATAATCGCCCCGTGATACTGCATGAGAGCGTTTTCGAGCTCCTCGATGCTTGGTAGGTCAAGGTGGTTGGTTGGTTCGTCGATAATAAGTATCTGAGGGTCACTGGCCAGCATTGCAATGAGCTGCAGGCGCGCCTTTTGGCCACCACTGAGTTTCATAACTGGCATATCACCATCGGCGGCGGGGTTGAACAAGTAGTCTCCCAGCAATTGCTTGATATGCTGTGGATTAATAGGCAAGTCTTTGTCTCGCAGTATTTGCTCGACCGCGCCTGATAGTGTCAGGGATAGATATTTCTGGCTTATCTCTTGTTCGTATAGTCCAATTCTCAGCTCTTTTGCCAGGTGTATTTTGCCAGCAAAGCACTGCGATAACAAAGGCGTTCCTTGGACTTGCGCCATAATAGCCTGGACCAGCGTAGTCTTGCCGGCACCATTGCGTCCGTGCAGCCGCAGCCGTTCGCCTTCATGCAGCGAAAAGCTGATCCCGCTGAATAACGGCTGACTGTCATAGCCCAGGCTCAGGTCAGTGGCTTGAACCAAGAGTTTTTCGCCTTGGTCGGTTGCTTTTGCACGGGTGCGCACACGAATGTTTGTGGCCTTGTATTTATCATAGGTGTCAGCAAGTTTATGATGCATGCTTCCGGCCGATTCTTGATCGATCCAGAATGACGGTTTATCTAGTGCGGACAGCTTCTCTAGTTCGTCCTTGGCTTTCTGTTCTTGCGATTTAAAGCGACGGATAGTGCCGGGTGTGCGTGATTTTTCTTTCATCCGGCGAAAGCGTATGACATCTTCCTTCAGGTTCTCTATGCGCTTTTGGGTCAGGTCATAGGTATTCACCTGCGCCGACATTTGGTTTTTGTTGGTCTTTAGATATTTATCGTAGTTGCCGTTAAAGGTATAACTTATGCCGTCACGGATTTCTATAATACGGTCCACGCTGCCTAACACATCGCGGTCATGGGTAATCACTACCACCGCTTCATTGGTGGCTCTGAGCCATTTGATAAATGACTCTTTGGCAATGTAGTCCATGTGGTTGGTTGGCTCATCGATAAGTGCCAGGTGACCCCGACTACGCTGTACCTTGATGAGTTCTATCATGCGCTTTTGGCCACCACTCAGTGATCCCAGCGGCTGGTGCATGTATGCTGGATCTATCTGATACGCCTCAAAA is a window from the Verrucomicrobiia bacterium genome containing:
- the dacB gene encoding D-alanyl-D-alanine carboxypeptidase/D-alanyl-D-alanine-endopeptidase, which gives rise to MSALLFIATFGVGSFVLNPHADAQASLQTTIDTILADPTVDGAQTGVLVRKASDGTELYSRNKNSLLIPASNTKLYSSTAALEVLGEGFRFQTTIGTNGTLNNTGDTLRGDLYLKGRGDPTLKAKDYNELAKQIVAKGITTIKGQIIADDTYFDNQRLGYNWGWDSNPYYYQPEISALTVAANDNLDIGALIVKIDPANNVGKPARVNTDPKTDYVTFANTAVTGPAGSANTVSVERQMGTNIIMVKGSIPADATTVNQVSTVGDPAKYAATLLRAALVRHGVTITKEGVGSAALPSTATAIIEHSSRPLSEILVPFMKLSNNGIAEILTKSVGQKTANQGSWGAGIAAMLNIVQTSYGVDASKVKFVDGSGLSNVNLTTPQQTTNLLLAAQNRPIFTLWYNALPIAGNADPLVGGTLASRMRGTPAEGNVHAKTGSLDNVSALSGYVIAANGEKLVFSIMETNYAGASPKTTVEDKIAVALASYTGQ
- a CDS encoding NUDIX domain-containing protein; translation: MTNHYQKLIESGEWGDGIAWELYETSELPPEELCTAALCAAIIGNRVVLACSERGWGVLGGHREDDETLAETLKREAREEGGFVIDSHCLFAVCKVTARQPIAHQQPDRTYPFPTSYMVYYWATTKAGLQVPTGQEILESGSFDLDALPPLNPLDQAVIEAGWEAYQITTRDSHED
- a CDS encoding peptidoglycan-binding domain-containing protein; protein product: MVLVVFVLAFSLVGSYRLYSTSAAGQKTVNTCRDRNITLRRGSTGPCVETVQKLMTAFKNFNDPSWPVLRVDGQYGPQTEATVRKYQKLSGIAADGVVGPQTWRALDLSCIHYDRDFGKYYSGCDYFNG
- a CDS encoding anthrone oxygenase family protein encodes the protein MDVVPALRKLKPKAHIEMFQAIDCTIVNPVFMLSFLGPVILLPTGVFLTRGEPGFGLLLAATIVQIVGSNAVTVAGHLPLNAELMKVDTAQLSEAKAEKIRTKFQGPSSRWVWLHTVRTLSSTAALALVLAALAA
- a CDS encoding PLP-dependent aspartate aminotransferase family protein — protein: MSRQHNGITRHVHLSSSLHFDSLGDFVQAGEGAPKLAGQTARGLDNGYGLQGNPTCHALQDAVSQLENGSRSLLYSSGMTALTALGGLLRSGDHWLLPAGVYGPMQRYARYLKERYDISYDMYDPLDPQSLQRLITPHSKLIHIESPCSVTFETTPIAGVVAIARGHSLLVSADNTWASGVLCKPLDTGVDISILSLTKYAAGYSDVFMGSVTTRDEQLYKQLAYDHRVHGYTVSPFSAMLVQRGLETLPTRIIAHARSAARLLRIVRKSPAVARIFCGGPSATTELKGSNGLFAVELYRVYSNEELQDILSGLRVFSIGESWGGTKSLVLPFQPQDLADHASSPQGTVLRFHAGLEDVAAQAADIKNILHKLD
- a CDS encoding ABC-F family ATP-binding cassette domain-containing protein codes for the protein MLLSATITEKSFGNKFLHTGVAIEIQDKEKIGLIGRNGTGKSTLFNILSGEDKDFQGEVQVRKGSIIVSSRQEHHGLEDKTVLEYIQGDLPEYRQLVHIIDTYPATMGSVPRKIQEFTNALDRFSELGYYQLENEIEQAFEAYQIDPAYMHQPLGSLSGGQKRMIELIKVQRSRGHLALIDEPTNHMDYIAKESFIKWLRATNEAVVVITHDRDVLGSVDRIIEIRDGISYTFNGNYDKYLKTNKNQMSAQVNTYDLTQKRIENLKEDVIRFRRMKEKSRTPGTIRRFKSQEQKAKDELEKLSALDKPSFWIDQESAGSMHHKLADTYDKYKATNIRVRTRAKATDQGEKLLVQATDLSLGYDSQPLFSGISFSLHEGERLRLHGRNGAGKTTLVQAIMAQVQGTPLLSQCFAGKIHLAKELRIGLYEQEISQKYLSLTLSGAVEQILRDKDLPINPQHIKQLLGDYLFNPAADGDMPVMKLSGGQKARLQLIAMLASDPQILIIDEPTNHLDLPSIEELENALMQYHGAIIYISHDSFFVSKLGGEVVQVGQ